From the genome of Pungitius pungitius chromosome 21, fPunPun2.1, whole genome shotgun sequence, one region includes:
- the mtr gene encoding methionine synthase: MLPLHNMAPTNAVQHSSEAGWRCPLETELRAVLQQRIMVLDGGMGTMIQQHKLEEEDFRGDEFKDHPLPLKGNNDLLSLTQPDVIRNIHKDYLLAGADIIETNTFSSTSVAQTDYGLEHMAYRLNKASAELARMAADEVTKQTGCKRYVAGAVGPTNKTLSVSPSVERPDFRNITFDELVESYSEQVRGLLDGGADILLVETIFDTANAKAALFAIDLLFEKSYERKPIFISGTIVDRSGRTLSGQTGEAFVVSVSHMNPLCIGLNCALGAIEMRPFIEAIGKSTTAFIICYPNAGLPNTFGGYDETPAVTASNLKEFATDGLVNIVGGCCGTTPGHIRAISEGVKHCQPRVPAADIYQDYMLLSGLEPFRIGPYTNFVNIGERCNVAGSRKFAKLIMSGNYEEALSIAKAQVEMGAQVLDINMDEGMLEGPSAMARFCNLIASEPDIARVPLCIDSSNFSVIEAGLKCCQGKCIVNSISLKEGEEEFLHRAGTVKRYGAAVVVMAFDEEGQAADTDRKVEICTRAYELLVNKVGFDPNDIIFDPNILTIGTGMEEHNDYAIYFIRATKVIKEKLPKARVSGGLSNLSFSFRGMEAIREAMHGAFLYHAIKDGMDMGIVNAGNLPVYDDIDKELLSMCENLIWNRDAEATEKLLAYAQNNVKGAKKVVQTDEWRHANVEERLEYALIKGIDKYVVEDVEECKAQVDRYTRPLHIIEGPLMNGMKVVGDLFGAGKMFLPQVIKSARVMKKAVGYLIPFMEKEREEMMALSGSTEEMDPYQGTIVLATVKGDVHDIGKNIVGVVLGCNNFRVIDLGVMVPCDRILREAITHKADVIGLSGLITPSLDEMIYVAKEMERLGMTTPLLIGGATTSKMHTAVKIAPRYTSPAIHVLDASRSVVVCSQLLDEAMRDEYFEDLKEEYEEIRQEHYDSLKDRRYLSLSQARDKALHIDWLSLPQPVRPQFLGTRVFECYDLHSLLAFIDWKPFFDVWQLRGKYPNRGYPKIFKDKAVGVEARRVFDEAQQMLNQMIDSGSLTGRGLVGFWRAQSDGDDIRVYKDDVAVHSDTEPLGTFHGLRQQAKKDSSSSEPYLCVSDFVAPVDSGVTDYIGVFAVGVFGAEELSQQFQANGDDYSSIMVKALADRLAEAFAEELHARVRKELWGYSTDEALQASDLHRIRYQGIRPAAGYPSQPDHTEKSTMWSLAGIQEKTGIYLTESLAMMPAASVSGLYFSHPKASYFAVGKITKEQVEDYAARKGMRVEEAERWLAPILGYDSEA, from the exons ATGCTGCCTCTCCACAACATGGCTCCGACTAATGCCGTTCAACACTCCTCAGAAGCCG GATGGCGTTGTCCATTAGAGACTGAGCTGAGGGCGGTGCTGCAGCAAAGGATCATGGTCCTGGACGGCGGTATGGGAACCATGATCCAGCAGCATAAACTAGAAGAGGAAGATTTCAGGGGCGATGAATTTAAAGACCACCCTCTTCCACTGAAGGGCAACAATGACCTTCTGAGCCTCACACAGCCTGATGTCATACGTAACATACACAAG GACTACTTGCTGGCCGGTGCTGACATCATAGAGACCAACACATTCAGCAGCACCTCTGTCGCCCAGACAGACTATGGACTGGAACACATG GCGTATCGTCTCAACAAGGCGTCAGCAGAGCTGGCGAGGATGGCGGCCGATGAAGTCACTAAACAGACTG GTTGTAAACGCTATGTGGCCGGGGCAGTGGGTCCCACCAACAAGACCCTGTCCGTGTCCCCGTCTGTGGAGAGGCCCGACTTCCGGAATATCA CATTTGATGAGCTGGTGGAATCCTACTCGGAGCAGGTCAGAGGGTTGTTGGATGGAGGAGCAGACATCCTTCTAGTTGAAACCATCTTCGATACGGCCAACGCCAAG GCTGCCTTGTTTGCCATCGACCTGCTGTTTGAGAAGAGCTACGAGAGGAAACCTATATTT ATCTCAGGGACCATCGTTGACCGGAGTGGACGCACTCTGTCCGGCCAGACGGGAGAAGCCTTTGTAGTGAGCGTTTCCCACATGAATCCTCTATG CATTGGTCTGAACTGTGCTTTGGGGGCAATAGAGATGAGGCCGTTTATTGAGGCCATCGGAAAAAGCACCACAGCTTTCATTATCTGTTATCCCAATGCAG GTCTTCCCAACACATTCGGCGGGTACGACGAAACTCCAGCAGTAACAGCCTCCAATTTAAAG GAGTTTGCTACGGATGGACTAGTGAATATTGTGGGAGGCTGTTGTGGGACGACTCCTGGGCACATCAg AGCCATCTCTGAAGGAGTCAAACATTGTCAGCCAAGAGTTCCTGCTGCTGATATTTATCAAGACTACATGCTGTTGTCGG GTTTAGAGCCATTCAGGATTGGCCCGTACACCAACTTCGTTAACATCGGTGAGCGCTGCAATGTGGCCGGTTCACGCAAGTTTGCCAAGCTGATCATGTCTGGAAACTATGAG GAGGCTCTAAGCATCGCCAAGGCCCAGGTGGAGATGGGAGCCCAGGTTCTGGATATAAACATGGACGAAGGGATGCTGGAGGGGCCCTCGGCGATGGCCCGGTTTTGTAACTTAATTGCTTCTGAACCAGACATTGCTCGG GTTCCTCTGTGTATCGACTCCTCTAACTTCTCAGTGATCGAGGCCGGGTTGAAATGCTGCCAGGGGAAGTGCATTGTAAACAGTATCAGTctgaaggagggggaggaggagttcCTGCACAGAGCTGGCACTGTGAAGCGCTACGGAGCTGCTGTGGTGGTCATGGCCTTCGATGAGGAGGGACAG GCCGCAGATACAGACCGTAAAGTGGAGATCTGCACTCGGGCGTACGAGTTGCTGGTCAATAAAGTTGGATTTGACCCCAATGACATCATTTTTGACCCCAACATCCTCACCATCGGTACGGGCATGGAGGAACACAACGACTACGCCATCTATTTCATCCGAGCCACCAAAGTTATCAAG GAGAAATTACCAAAGGCCAGGGTGAGTGGAGGGCTGTCCAACCTGTCCTTCTCCTTCAGAGGGATGGAGGCCATCAGAGAAGCAATGCATGGAGCCTTTCTCTACCATGCCATCAAg GATGGGATGGACATGGGCATAGTGAATGCTGGGAACCTTCCGGTCTATGATGACATAGATAAAGAGCTGCTGTCAATGTGTGAAAACCTCATCTGGAACCGAGACGCCGAGGCTACTGAGAAACTACTGGCCTacgcacag AACAATGTGAAAGGAGCCAAGAAGGTGGTTCAGACAGACGAATGGAGACATGCGAATGTGGAGGAAAGGTTGGAGTACGCTCTCATTAAG GGAATAGACAAGTATGTggtggaggacgtggaggagtGTAAGGCTCAGGTCGACCGCTACACTCGTCCCCTTCACATCATCGAGGGCCCCCTGATGAACGGCATGAAGGTGGTGGGGGACCTCTTCGGAGCTGGCAAGATGTTTCTTCCACAG GTGATCAAGTCTGCTCGTGTAATGAAGAAGGCGGTGGGCTATCTGATCCCTTtcatggagaaggagagggaggagatgatggCCCTGTCGGGGTCGACTGAGGAAATG GATCCCTACCAAGGCACCATAGTCCTGGCTACAGTGAAGGGAGACGTCCATGATATCGGCAAGAACATTGTGGGTGTGGTGCTGGGTTGCAACAACTTCAG AGTGATCGACCTGGGTGTGATGGTTCCCTGTGATCGGATCCTCAGAGAGGCCATTACACACAAAGCAG ATGTCATTGGCCTGTCTGGTCTCATCACCCCCTCTCTGGATGAGATGATCTACGTTGCcaaagagatggagagactGGGAATGACAACGCCACTGCTGATTGGAGGAGCCACCACATCAAA GATGCATACGGCAGTAAAGATCGCCCCGCGCTACACTTCTCCTGCTATCCATGTTCTGGACGCCTCCAGGAGCGTGGTGGTG TGCTCACAACTTCTGGATGAGGCCATGAGGGATGAGTACTTTGAGGACCTGAAGGAGGAGTATGAGGAGATCCGACAGGAGCACTACGACTCCCTGAAG GATCGTAGGTATTTGTCTCTTTCCCAGGCCAGAGACAAGGCTTTACATATCGACTGGCTGTCTCTGCCACAACCAG TGCGTCCTCAGTTCCTGGGCACCCGAGTGTTTGAGTGCTACGACCTGCACAGCCTGCTGGCCTTCATCGACTGGAAGCCTTTCTTTGATGTGTGGCAGCTGAGGGGAAAATACCCCAACAGAGGTTACCCCAAGATCTTCAAGGACAAGGCCGTTG GTGTGGAGGCTCGCCGAGTCTTTGATGAGGCCCAGCAGATGCTCAACCAGATGATTGACAGCGGTAGTCTGACTGGGCGGGGCCTGGTGGGCTTCTGGCGCGCCCAGAGTGATGGCGACGACATCCGCGTCTATAAAGACGACGTCGCCGTACATTCAGACACGGAGCCACTCGGCACATTCCACGGTTTACGGCAACAGGCGA AAAAGGACAGCTCCAGTTCAGAGCcctacctgtgtgtgtctgattttGTTGCCCCCGTCGACAGCGGTGTGACGGACTACATCGGCGTGTTCGCTGTGGGCGTGTTTGGCGCCGAGGAGCTGAGTCAGCAGTTCCAGGCTAACGGAGACGACTACAGCAGCATCATGGTCAAAGCCCTGGCTGACCGATTGGCTGAG GCCTTTGCCGAGGAGCTCCATGCCCGCGTGCGTAAGGAGCTGTGGGGCTACAGCACTGACGAGGCGCTGCAGGCCTCAGACCTCCACAGAATCCGGTACCAGGGCATCAGACCTGCAGCTGGTTATCCCAGTCAGCCTGACCACACAGAGAAGAGCACCATGTGGAGCCTGGCTGGGATCCAGGAGAAGACTG gtatttATCTCACGGAGTCACTGGCCATGATGCCTGCTGCCTCGGTGTCTGGACTTTACTTCTCCCACCCGAAGGCCTCGTACTTCGCTGTGGGCAAGATCACCAAAGAACAG GTGGAGGACTACGCTGCAAGGAAAGGGATgcgggtggaggaggcggagaggtGGCTGGCGCCCATCCTGGGCTACGACAGCGAGGCGTAG